In Amia ocellicauda isolate fAmiCal2 chromosome 16, fAmiCal2.hap1, whole genome shotgun sequence, the following proteins share a genomic window:
- the LOC136711665 gene encoding uncharacterized protein LOC136711665: MSGNNINDFDLNEFLASQQELIPNAEDIIWNNDETIERPVINVSEDQTREVVVPRQAVCRPVLRNVVRDNERPSTSRSCFVLHSRTVTFQESERPSAPVSDSEVQKAKPAEKHKKRLFFGDRENVCETGSPGIRKRLHLEDSWDSHSVDELLRTITPSKWDQTSSPERSPRGSPTVVLETPQHLLRPQPSGGNSTTQIQPDALSVGTNTGNQQPQGSPSVRVDTPPNDGLVSTSSPHPRFLATETLNSTPRLARVSPQRPSWSPSVSIRSLPASFDRDLPERPSFEAVPGHHPPELLPEGRHELLRTLLLNQRLVLVGQNLVIESQNTLINTLTNELYRI, encoded by the exons atgtccggaaacaacatcaacgacttcgatttaaacgagtttttag ccagtcaacaggagttaattcccaacgctgaggatatcatctggaacaacgacg aaactatcgaaaggcctgtgattaatgtctccgaggatcaaacaagagaagtggttgtccctagacaggctgtctgccgaccgg tattaagaaacgtggttcgagacaacgaaaggccttccacatcgaggtcttgtttcgttttacattcgagaaccgtaacctttcaagaatctgaaaggccgtcagcccctgtatctgatagcg aagtgcaaaaagctaaaccagctgaaaaacataagaaacgattattctttggag atcgtgaaaacgtttgtgaaacaggaagtcccgggatcaggaagcgtttacacttggaag actcttgggatagtcattctgtggatgagctattgaggacaattaccccgtctaagtgggatcaaacatcttccccggagagatcaccgagaggatcccccacggtggtcttggagaccccccaacatctactcaggccacagccttctgggggtaattcaacaacccagattcagcccgacgcattgtcggtcggaacaaatacaggcaaccaacaacctcaggggtcgccgtcagtcagggttgacacaccacccaacgacggactggtttcaacatcgtccccccatccccgtttcttggctacagaaacgctgaacagtacaccgcgattggccagggtgtcaccgcaaaggccttcttggtctccgtccgtgagtatacgctcgctccctgcctccttcgaccgagatttaccggagcgaccatcctttgaagctgtgccaggacaccatcccccggagctacttcctgaaggtcggcatgagttgctacgtactttgttactaaatcaaagacttgtgtta